The Microbacterium sp. LWH7-1.2 genome window below encodes:
- a CDS encoding glycoside hydrolase N-terminal domain-containing protein: MTKRITLDSPARQFLDCFLLGNGSLGAAVGGQTVAESFDVNVDTLWSGGPQGVAPVSPSTAIEDVRAAIRHHRYADADRLATGLQSDGWTQSYQPLGRITWRYGAALSDAQADAAAYSRELDLASAVAAVRYLSESGPAELSTFVTSPHGVLVAEATGEAGDGTVTFESQHPHSVIERVVGGTSWVVATGRAPSHALPEYVMAAGQDLIYDESTPGPEGTVAAGMGWAIAIACEERGGSRRLIASAVTGFRGWGRSPVADLPALAEEARSVVAAALDHTTDQLLREHVSDHRALFDRVELDLSPSKNESAAVAESYFALGRYLLIASSREGTQPANLQGIWNTTRRPSWSCNYTTNINAQMNYWPAEVTGLAELHLPLLDLLSDLAVAGRQTARTVYAARGSTVHHNTDLWRFTPAVSGKPEWANWPSGLLWLSAHLAEHIAFADPADAVSLAAKAVPVFEAAISFALDMLEEDEDGWLVFSPSTSPEHAFELDGAYHAVSRGAAMDQELVLEAFNNYLVAGRIAGDANAGLIDEVATALARVRPPLVGEAGDLLEWASERIPMELGHRHVSHLYGVFPGSRITRRRNPELLEAAARALRVRLANGGGHTGWSTAWALCLAARLGDAALAEESIRGLVEKLSSESLLDMHPLEARAPVFQIDGNLGGSAGMAELLLQSHDGAISLLPTLPPSWSAGSVRGLRARGGYTVGITWTDHTLESATIHQPGIETTIELAAHLKTRVIGPQGLVDVVKETLDLRDRRRLTWRGEPGRYSVLVT; this comes from the coding sequence ATGACAAAGCGAATCACGCTCGATAGCCCCGCCCGCCAGTTCCTGGACTGCTTCCTGCTCGGCAACGGGTCACTCGGAGCAGCCGTCGGAGGGCAGACGGTCGCAGAGTCTTTCGACGTCAACGTCGACACCCTGTGGTCGGGCGGACCGCAGGGTGTCGCCCCGGTGTCCCCCTCGACCGCGATCGAGGACGTGCGCGCCGCGATCCGCCATCACCGCTACGCCGACGCGGACCGGCTCGCCACTGGCCTCCAAAGCGATGGGTGGACACAGTCGTACCAGCCCCTGGGACGGATCACGTGGCGGTATGGAGCCGCGCTGAGTGATGCGCAGGCAGATGCGGCCGCCTACTCGCGGGAGCTGGACCTTGCGTCGGCCGTGGCCGCGGTCCGCTATCTGAGTGAGTCGGGTCCAGCCGAGCTGAGCACATTCGTCACTTCACCACACGGCGTCCTGGTTGCCGAGGCGACGGGAGAAGCCGGCGATGGCACGGTGACGTTCGAAAGCCAACACCCCCACAGCGTCATCGAGCGGGTCGTGGGAGGCACGAGCTGGGTGGTGGCGACGGGCCGCGCGCCGAGCCACGCCCTGCCAGAGTACGTGATGGCGGCTGGCCAGGATCTGATCTACGACGAATCGACGCCTGGCCCCGAGGGCACCGTAGCCGCGGGGATGGGCTGGGCGATCGCGATCGCGTGCGAGGAGCGGGGCGGGAGCCGACGCTTGATCGCTTCCGCCGTCACCGGATTCCGTGGATGGGGCAGAAGCCCGGTGGCTGACCTTCCGGCGCTCGCGGAGGAGGCGCGCTCTGTCGTGGCTGCGGCCCTTGACCACACGACCGACCAGCTTCTGCGGGAGCACGTCTCTGATCACAGAGCGCTTTTCGACCGCGTCGAGCTTGATCTCTCCCCGTCCAAGAATGAATCCGCCGCTGTAGCGGAGAGCTACTTCGCTCTGGGGCGGTACTTGCTGATCGCGAGTTCGCGAGAAGGCACGCAGCCTGCGAATCTACAGGGCATCTGGAACACCACCCGCCGCCCATCCTGGAGTTGCAACTACACCACGAACATCAACGCGCAGATGAACTACTGGCCGGCGGAGGTGACGGGCCTTGCCGAGCTGCATCTCCCGCTGCTGGACCTGCTCTCCGACCTTGCTGTCGCTGGCCGCCAGACCGCTCGAACGGTCTATGCCGCGCGCGGTTCGACGGTCCATCACAACACTGATCTGTGGCGATTCACGCCCGCCGTCAGCGGCAAGCCAGAGTGGGCGAACTGGCCGTCGGGTCTGCTCTGGCTGTCGGCGCATCTTGCCGAGCACATTGCTTTCGCCGATCCTGCTGACGCGGTATCTCTGGCCGCAAAGGCGGTGCCGGTATTCGAGGCGGCGATCAGCTTCGCGCTCGACATGTTGGAAGAGGACGAGGACGGATGGCTCGTCTTCAGCCCCTCGACATCTCCGGAGCACGCCTTCGAACTCGACGGCGCCTATCACGCCGTCTCCCGCGGCGCCGCAATGGATCAGGAGCTCGTCCTCGAGGCATTCAACAATTACCTGGTGGCGGGCCGTATCGCGGGCGACGCGAACGCCGGCCTGATCGACGAGGTGGCCACTGCCCTTGCTCGGGTTCGCCCACCGCTCGTCGGCGAGGCCGGCGACCTGCTCGAATGGGCCTCCGAGCGCATCCCCATGGAGCTCGGTCATCGTCATGTGTCCCATCTATACGGGGTGTTTCCGGGCTCCCGCATCACGCGGAGGCGCAATCCAGAGCTACTCGAGGCTGCTGCACGGGCGCTGCGGGTCCGGCTCGCGAACGGCGGAGGCCACACCGGCTGGAGCACCGCATGGGCGCTGTGTCTTGCTGCCCGCTTGGGCGATGCCGCGCTCGCTGAGGAGTCGATCCGTGGGCTCGTTGAAAAGCTCAGTTCTGAATCACTCCTCGATATGCACCCCCTGGAAGCACGCGCACCAGTGTTCCAGATCGATGGGAACCTCGGTGGTAGCGCCGGCATGGCGGAACTGCTCCTGCAGAGCCACGACGGGGCCATCAGCCTTCTGCCGACCCTGCCTCCGAGTTGGTCCGCAGGGTCCGTTCGAGGGCTGCGTGCTCGCGGCGGCTACACCGTCGGGATCACGTGGACAGACCACACGCTCGAATCGGCCACGATCCACCAACCGGGCATCGAGACGACGATCGAACTCGCCGCGCACCTCAAGACGCGCGTGATCGGCCCTCAGGGCCTCGTGGATGTGGTGAAGGAGACGCTCGACCTCAGGGATCGCCGACGGCTGACCTGGCGCGGCGAACCCGGCCGCTATTCGGTCCTCGTCACATGA
- a CDS encoding LacI family DNA-binding transcriptional regulator, whose protein sequence is MRDVAEHAGVSGQTVSRVANGMGNVAKKTQERVEQAMAELGYRPNIAARALRSGEFRSIAVVAFDADSLGNVRTISAIGNEAARRNYAIELIQIQSAGGASGAADFSWAMRRLWQEAVDGIILILETTDATAAALRMPDNVPVVIVDAGPDRRYPAVDAHQEQGALLAVDHLLELGHPTVWHVAGPAISNAAAARRRAWQSRLEGLGRVVPPVVLGDWTPESGYRAGLTLAENPEATAVFVANDQMALGVLRAFHEKGIPVPDRVSIVGFDDMAESAQFWPPLTTVRQQFALAGATAVALLVDEIEGREVAAGIRRIGTELVVRDSTQRWSHDSR, encoded by the coding sequence ATGCGCGACGTCGCAGAGCATGCCGGCGTGTCCGGTCAGACCGTCTCCCGGGTAGCCAACGGCATGGGCAACGTCGCGAAGAAGACACAGGAGCGCGTCGAACAGGCCATGGCAGAGCTCGGCTACCGCCCGAACATCGCCGCCCGAGCCTTGCGATCGGGCGAGTTCCGCTCGATCGCGGTCGTTGCTTTCGACGCTGATTCCTTGGGGAACGTGCGCACGATCAGCGCGATCGGGAACGAGGCGGCTCGACGCAATTACGCCATCGAGCTCATTCAGATCCAATCCGCGGGTGGTGCATCCGGTGCTGCTGACTTCTCCTGGGCCATGCGGCGCCTCTGGCAAGAGGCCGTGGACGGCATCATCCTCATCCTGGAGACGACTGATGCCACAGCGGCAGCCCTACGGATGCCCGACAACGTTCCCGTCGTGATCGTCGACGCAGGCCCGGACCGCCGTTACCCCGCAGTCGACGCCCATCAGGAGCAGGGCGCTCTCCTCGCTGTCGACCACCTGCTTGAGCTCGGGCACCCCACCGTATGGCATGTGGCCGGCCCTGCAATCTCGAATGCGGCGGCGGCACGACGACGTGCGTGGCAGTCGCGCCTCGAGGGGCTGGGGCGAGTAGTGCCCCCGGTCGTTCTCGGCGATTGGACGCCGGAGTCAGGATACCGAGCCGGACTGACGTTGGCCGAGAATCCGGAGGCGACCGCGGTATTCGTCGCCAACGACCAGATGGCATTGGGCGTGCTGCGCGCCTTCCATGAGAAGGGCATTCCGGTCCCTGACAGGGTGAGCATCGTGGGCTTCGACGATATGGCCGAGTCCGCTCAGTTCTGGCCGCCCCTCACGACGGTGCGCCAGCAGTTCGCGCTTGCGGGCGCTACCGCCGTTGCGCTTCTCGTGGACGAGATCGAGGGCCGCGAGGTCGCAGCGGGGATCAGGAGAATAGGCACCGAACTCGTTGTCCGGGACTCCACCCAGCGCTGGAGCCACGACTCGCGCTGA
- a CDS encoding alpha-L-arabinofuranosidase C-terminal domain-containing protein, whose amino-acid sequence MKSVLRSDKTIDISLDEWNIWYAECWEKHERITDIETWPIARRLLEDVYSVTDAVVFGCLLISLLKHADRANRAGRRGMAAHHFRPRRAHGTRAQRTVLRLEIEAGTGSPRRCTAMSP is encoded by the coding sequence ATGAAGTCGGTGCTGCGCAGCGACAAGACCATCGACATTTCCCTCGACGAGTGGAACATCTGGTACGCAGAGTGCTGGGAGAAGCACGAGCGCATCACGGACATCGAGACGTGGCCGATTGCCCGTCGGCTGCTCGAGGACGTGTATTCGGTGACTGACGCCGTCGTCTTCGGCTGCCTGCTGATCTCGCTGCTCAAGCACGCCGACCGCGCGAACCGAGCCGGGCGGCGCGGCATGGCGGCACACCACTTTCGACCACGTCGCGCTCACGGCACGCGGGCCCAAAGGACCGTCCTCCGCCTCGAGATCGAGGCTGGGACGGGGTCGCCACGGCGGTGTACGGCGATGTCCCCGTGA
- a CDS encoding PxKF domain-containing protein has translation MYRDTPGDVRSDRFALSANGTDVFVAKYANRFNNRMAVARFASDDATPALTVTANAPITSFKIYPERYYPSSAVTISGNTLTFEMSDALRYAIVEVNGTQPGLAIVNDPKEDPAQIPDPAAANVVNVADFVTDTTGATDQSAQIGAAIDELYSNSAKDTLYFPDGWYTHRGIDLHGRTKPVTIYTEEGALLKNRIQPTMEAMEPTIGIWDSANITFSGRGVYDGNGFANYDTGAGGWRHDAATSQHQGGVMIVRSQNIVFNDTLARDAKQWNWETHTAKNVTFNNIKGLTPYANPWVDGVNLASGQNVTVNGALTLGNDDTFASGHYNPNDKFTPDPDRLTWDTADTFGISVKNHLGWTVGAGNGVRIGGGAGYQQRDFTFENVNYLGFANLGITHGNSTEVTSLTFKDSSFDTSKVGTNFALSGRGSATADRLGSLVFDNVWFSNNLPSSVSNTKDLHINDLTVAGTPVTRATQIKLSLTNVTNVDFDFVRDVAPVFGAIPDSEVQAGTELVLPIPVSDGDGDTVVVSSSALPAGASITGNVLRWTPTAAQAGPHVIPLLATDSRSATATGSVRVTVIDPNAERIDIPVSADASVQSWNTEQSQNYGDNELLRLLNFNDATLGGVLGEKYAGNQSNRDAKLALLSFELGDLAERVRQGELLSAELTMTYAGPAKVALTGSNALVAARATPGWIEGNGKTTPTTRTNTVAGAVTWLTKPTIDTSVKATSAPFDVTSAKVGSDGSYSATQKPVGVNAKVNILPLLNNLPTSTSVLSLAVNETKKQDILFVSREMAARNPNAAGMAPRLTLTFKVTPPVDTVAPVVSASTTPATADGQNGWFVSPVSVSVSASDEGSGVASVEYRLGEGAWSGYSSPVSIPEGTTTFSYRATDEAGNVSEVKQLPVKVDGVAPVTSAVVSPGSGVVLAGSTVSATFAASDETSGVAGTEYSTDGGATWVAATAAGVSFTEVGAHVVTYRSVDAAGNVEAAKKVTLTVVQPRTFTGFYAPVDMAGVVNVVKSGSTVPLKFELFFGEEELTSTTAIESLRTVQHSCDPAAPTDEVETVVTGGTSLVYDEEAGQFQYNWKTSKGTTGCVDVIVRSTDGVELKAQFRLK, from the coding sequence GTGTACCGGGACACCCCCGGCGATGTCCGTTCCGATCGGTTCGCGCTCTCGGCGAACGGCACCGACGTGTTCGTGGCGAAGTACGCAAACCGATTCAACAACCGGATGGCCGTCGCCCGATTCGCGTCGGATGACGCCACCCCCGCCCTCACCGTGACGGCGAACGCGCCGATCACCTCGTTCAAGATTTATCCGGAGCGTTACTACCCCAGTTCCGCGGTCACCATCTCCGGCAATACCCTGACCTTCGAGATGTCGGACGCGCTGCGCTACGCGATCGTCGAGGTCAACGGAACCCAGCCCGGCCTCGCCATCGTGAACGACCCCAAGGAGGACCCGGCCCAGATTCCCGACCCGGCGGCAGCGAACGTCGTCAACGTCGCGGACTTCGTCACGGACACCACCGGCGCCACGGATCAGTCGGCCCAGATTGGTGCCGCGATCGACGAGCTCTACTCGAACAGTGCCAAGGACACGCTGTACTTCCCGGATGGGTGGTACACCCACCGCGGTATCGATCTGCACGGCCGCACCAAGCCCGTGACGATCTACACCGAAGAAGGGGCTCTCCTGAAGAACCGCATCCAGCCGACCATGGAGGCGATGGAGCCGACGATCGGCATCTGGGACTCCGCGAACATCACGTTCTCGGGTCGTGGAGTGTACGACGGGAACGGGTTCGCGAATTACGACACCGGCGCGGGCGGATGGCGCCACGATGCCGCGACGTCGCAGCACCAGGGCGGTGTCATGATCGTGCGCTCGCAGAACATCGTCTTCAACGACACCCTCGCCCGCGATGCGAAGCAATGGAACTGGGAAACCCACACCGCGAAGAACGTGACGTTCAACAACATCAAGGGGCTCACGCCGTACGCCAACCCCTGGGTCGACGGGGTCAACCTGGCCAGCGGTCAGAACGTCACCGTCAACGGAGCGCTGACCCTCGGTAACGACGACACGTTCGCCAGCGGCCACTACAACCCCAACGACAAGTTCACGCCCGACCCCGACCGCCTGACGTGGGACACGGCGGACACCTTCGGTATCTCGGTGAAGAACCACCTCGGCTGGACCGTGGGCGCGGGCAACGGCGTCCGGATCGGCGGCGGCGCCGGATATCAGCAGCGCGACTTCACCTTCGAGAACGTCAACTACCTCGGCTTCGCGAACCTGGGCATCACGCACGGGAACTCTACGGAGGTCACGAGCCTGACATTCAAGGACAGTTCCTTCGACACCTCGAAGGTCGGGACGAACTTCGCCCTGTCCGGCAGGGGAAGCGCCACAGCCGATCGTCTTGGCTCGCTCGTCTTCGACAATGTGTGGTTCTCGAACAATCTCCCTTCGAGCGTCTCGAACACGAAGGATCTGCACATCAATGATCTGACGGTGGCCGGAACACCCGTCACGAGGGCGACGCAGATCAAACTCTCGTTGACCAACGTCACCAACGTCGACTTCGACTTCGTGCGGGACGTGGCACCGGTCTTCGGTGCGATCCCGGATTCAGAGGTGCAAGCCGGAACCGAACTCGTCCTCCCGATCCCCGTCAGTGACGGAGACGGAGACACCGTCGTGGTCTCGTCAAGTGCCCTCCCCGCCGGCGCCAGCATCACCGGCAACGTGCTGCGCTGGACGCCGACGGCTGCTCAGGCGGGCCCCCACGTCATCCCTCTCCTGGCTACGGATTCCCGCAGCGCGACGGCCACCGGCTCGGTGCGGGTCACAGTCATCGACCCGAATGCCGAAAGGATCGATATTCCGGTCTCCGCTGACGCGAGCGTGCAGAGCTGGAATACCGAACAGAGCCAGAACTACGGCGACAACGAGCTGCTGCGTCTGCTGAACTTCAACGATGCCACGCTCGGCGGGGTGCTCGGCGAGAAGTACGCGGGCAACCAGTCCAACCGCGACGCCAAGCTCGCACTCCTCTCGTTCGAGCTGGGAGATCTCGCCGAGCGGGTCCGTCAGGGCGAATTGCTCTCGGCCGAACTCACCATGACCTATGCGGGACCTGCGAAGGTCGCCTTGACCGGCAGCAATGCCTTGGTTGCCGCCCGAGCCACCCCTGGATGGATCGAAGGCAACGGCAAGACGACGCCCACGACGCGGACCAACACGGTCGCGGGAGCCGTCACGTGGCTGACGAAGCCGACGATCGACACGTCGGTCAAGGCAACCTCGGCGCCCTTCGACGTCACTTCGGCCAAGGTTGGTAGCGACGGGTCCTACAGCGCGACGCAGAAGCCGGTCGGGGTCAACGCGAAGGTGAACATCCTTCCGCTGCTGAACAACCTCCCGACCAGCACCTCCGTGCTCTCCCTCGCGGTCAACGAGACGAAGAAGCAGGACATCCTCTTCGTGTCGCGCGAAATGGCTGCACGCAACCCGAACGCGGCCGGCATGGCGCCGCGCCTCACGCTGACGTTCAAGGTCACTCCGCCGGTCGATACGGTGGCGCCGGTGGTGTCGGCGAGCACGACCCCGGCGACTGCGGATGGTCAGAATGGATGGTTCGTGTCGCCGGTGTCGGTGAGCGTGTCGGCGTCGGATGAGGGCTCGGGTGTGGCGAGTGTGGAGTATCGGCTGGGTGAGGGGGCGTGGAGTGGGTACTCCTCGCCGGTGTCGATCCCGGAGGGTACAACGACGTTCAGTTATCGTGCGACCGATGAGGCGGGCAATGTGTCGGAGGTCAAGCAGCTGCCGGTGAAGGTCGATGGCGTCGCGCCGGTGACTTCGGCGGTGGTGTCGCCCGGTTCGGGTGTGGTGCTGGCGGGGTCGACGGTTTCGGCGACGTTCGCCGCGTCGGATGAGACCTCGGGTGTCGCCGGCACGGAGTATTCGACCGATGGCGGGGCGACCTGGGTTGCGGCGACGGCGGCGGGTGTGTCGTTCACCGAAGTGGGCGCGCACGTTGTGACGTACCGGTCGGTGGACGCGGCGGGCAATGTCGAGGCGGCCAAGAAGGTCACCCTCACTGTCGTTCAGCCACGGACCTTCACGGGCTTCTACGCCCCGGTGGATATGGCGGGTGTGGTGAACGTGGTCAAGAGCGGTTCGACGGTTCCGTTGAAGTTCGAGTTGTTCTTCGGCGAGGAGGAGCTGACGTCGACGACCGCGATCGAGTCGTTGCGGACGGTGCAGCATTCGTGCGATCCGGCCGCCCCGACCGATGAGGTCGAGACGGTTGTCACGGGTGGTACGTCGTTGGTCTACGACGAGGAGGCGGGGCAGTTCCAGTACAACTGGAAGACCTCGAAGGGCACCACGGGGTGCGTCGACGTGATCGTGCGCAGCACGGACGGGGTCGAGCTGAAAGCCCAGTTCCGTCTGAAGTAG
- a CDS encoding alpha-L-fucosidase, whose product MTGPFSPLDPNSLPAPVDVSDNSAALAEVRAVIEAGPYSATWESLRNYEPPRWYVDAKLGIFIHWGVYSVPAFHNEWYSRNMYLEASPDFAHHRETFGEHRDFGYKDFIPHFTMHDFDPHEWAALFKRAGAQFVVPVAEHHDGFAMYETQRSRWNAAAIGPRRDVFGDLTDAVDQAWMVPGASSHRAEHWFFMNGGSRFDSDVRDPAYADFYGPAQREEVAPNERFLEDWLLRTVEIVDKYRPQVLWFDWWLEQPAFEPYRLMLAAYYYNRAVEWGREVVINYKWDAFAEGSAVYDIERGTMGGIRPAVWQNDTAVSKTSWSWIEDHEYKTVDTLVAELADTVSKNGLLLLNVGPKPDGTIPDAEQRVLEGLGDWLVRNGEAIYGTRPWRVAQEGPTQPVVGSFVDADSPAYESSDIRFTTRHDVTGDYLYAILLAEPEDGVARVRALGTGAGLLDRGIREVSVLGAAGPVAWEQTSPELIVTLPARSPLAGGPVIKLFLEDAVVAPRQDFLHG is encoded by the coding sequence ATGACCGGACCCTTCTCGCCGCTCGACCCGAACTCGTTGCCCGCCCCCGTCGACGTGTCGGACAACTCGGCGGCGTTAGCGGAAGTACGTGCGGTGATCGAAGCGGGCCCATACTCCGCCACCTGGGAGTCCCTTCGCAACTACGAGCCGCCGCGCTGGTACGTCGATGCCAAACTCGGCATCTTCATCCACTGGGGCGTCTACTCGGTACCCGCGTTCCACAACGAGTGGTACTCGCGCAACATGTACCTCGAGGCCTCCCCCGACTTCGCGCACCACCGCGAGACGTTCGGCGAGCACCGCGACTTCGGGTACAAGGACTTCATCCCTCACTTCACCATGCATGACTTCGATCCGCACGAATGGGCGGCCCTGTTCAAGCGCGCCGGGGCGCAGTTCGTCGTTCCCGTCGCTGAGCATCACGACGGCTTCGCGATGTACGAGACTCAGCGCTCGCGATGGAACGCCGCGGCGATCGGCCCCCGCCGTGATGTCTTCGGCGATCTCACGGACGCTGTCGACCAGGCTTGGATGGTGCCCGGCGCCTCATCGCACAGGGCGGAGCACTGGTTCTTCATGAACGGAGGCTCGCGGTTCGACTCGGACGTACGCGACCCGGCCTACGCAGACTTCTACGGTCCCGCCCAGCGTGAAGAGGTGGCGCCCAACGAGCGCTTCCTCGAGGACTGGTTGCTGCGCACCGTGGAGATCGTCGACAAGTATCGACCGCAGGTGCTGTGGTTCGACTGGTGGCTCGAGCAGCCCGCGTTCGAGCCGTACCGGCTCATGCTCGCTGCGTACTATTACAACCGCGCGGTCGAGTGGGGGCGTGAGGTCGTGATCAACTACAAGTGGGACGCCTTCGCCGAGGGCAGCGCCGTTTACGACATCGAGCGCGGGACCATGGGCGGGATCCGACCGGCTGTGTGGCAGAACGACACCGCCGTCTCGAAGACGTCGTGGAGCTGGATCGAGGACCACGAGTACAAGACGGTCGACACCCTCGTCGCCGAGCTCGCAGACACGGTGTCGAAGAACGGCCTGCTCCTGCTCAACGTCGGCCCCAAGCCTGATGGGACGATCCCGGATGCCGAGCAGCGGGTCCTCGAGGGCCTCGGAGACTGGCTGGTCCGCAATGGCGAGGCGATCTACGGCACGCGGCCCTGGCGAGTCGCGCAGGAGGGTCCGACACAGCCGGTCGTCGGCTCCTTCGTGGACGCCGACTCCCCCGCCTATGAGTCTTCGGACATCCGCTTCACCACGAGACACGACGTCACGGGCGACTATCTGTACGCGATCCTCCTCGCAGAGCCCGAGGACGGGGTCGCGCGCGTCCGCGCCCTCGGCACAGGCGCCGGCCTGCTCGACCGCGGCATACGCGAGGTCAGCGTGCTCGGGGCCGCCGGCCCCGTGGCGTGGGAGCAGACGTCTCCTGAACTAATCGTGACTCTGCCGGCGCGCTCTCCTCTCGCCGGAGGACCGGTCATCAAACTGTTCCTCGAGGACGCCGTCGTTGCCCCGCGACAGGACTTCCTTCACGGCTGA